The genomic interval tctctctctctcctctctctctctctctttttctccaggAGACCGTGGGGAGAAGGGAGCCCGTGGAGAGAAAGGTGAGGTCACCCCACCATCCCCAGAGAGTGACTTGGAGACCCTGAACAGAAGGGGGTCCCAGCATGTggagcaggggtcctgggttGGGGACCAAGCCTGTCCTCCTACAAGGGAGGAGGTCTAGGAAGCAGGATGGCGTTCCCACCCCTCTCCAGGCCTGTCCCAGCCTCAGACCCTGGAGCGAGGGACTATGCTGTCCCCCCTAGACTCTCTGCCCGGGGCTGTAGGATGTCAGGGCGATGCTGGGAAGCGCACGTCAGACAGAAAGTGTGAGCAGCAGGCTGCGGGCACAGATGACGGGTAAACAGAGTGTTCACACTCAACTGTCCACAGACGCGTGTGATAGAGGGGCGTGCGACAGCTATGTACTTATATGTAATATGTGCGTCTATATAGTTTATAAAGTGTAAGATCTATTCTCACATAATTTCTTGCCAAGAAGCCAAAACATTGGAGAAATGGACACCAGGACATGCACCCCTGGGGTCACTCCTCTGTTACCCCGGGAATAGTTACCGTCCACACTCTCAGTTCAATCACACATTGTGTTCAAATATAAAACTCCTCAGACGACGCCCAGACCCCAAGGAGCAGCTGCCCTTAACCCCATGTCCACAACAATGGCGGTCCCACCTGTGGGGGTCCCTCAAGGGGCCCCCCCTCCTTGGCACAAGACAGCAGAAAGGATTGACCATTAGTAAAATCttagtgactcagtttcccccaGGGGCACAGGCAGGACCCTGGACCCCGGTCAGCCGGGACAGGGCAGGCTTTTCTGGAGGGGTAGCTGTGGCCATGCTGGAAGGAACCAGCTAGCGCCTCTAATTCCCGCCTGGTGAGCAGGGGACAGGGCTGCACTTCCCACCTTTAACACGTGTCTGCCTGTCCCACTTTCAGGAGAGCCTTGCACACCAGAGCAATGTGATACAGGTGGGTGACGAGCCCTGAATCCGTTGTCCCTGTTCTGCCGTAGTCCCCAGCCCGTCCCGGCCCCGACCAGCGGGGAGCACGGGCCAGGAGTCAGGCCGCAGGCAGCCCCCCGTGCCGTCCGGCTGACCCGGGGGCCCTGCCCGTTCCTCCTCTCCATTGGCCAATCACAGAAGGCAGCTTTAGCAGGACTTCTCCCTGCCTTAAAGACCAGGAATGACCCCGAATATATCAGACTACATCAGGGCCCGGTGCCTGGGCATTAAGACGGGGGACCGTGTGGTGTTGAGGATGGCCTGGCTGACCGGGCTTGGCCATCACAGCAGGTGGCCTTGGGTGGAGGGGTCGTGTCCGTCTGTCCCAGGGGTCAGAGTCCTCCCCGCCCGTGCAGACGCCCAGGGCCccggcctctccctcctcctggccctgccccctccccgcccgGGGCCTGTCACGGCATCCACGACCCGCATCCCTTCCCAGGACCTCGGAACTGCAAGGagctgctcaccagggggcactTTCTGAGCGGCTGGCACACCATCTACCTGCCCGACTGCCGGCCCCTGGCTGTGCTGTGTGACATGGACACGGACGGCGGGGGCTGGACTGTGAGTGTCAGGGCGGGGACGGCCCTGTGGTCCCTGGGCGGAGACGCTCGTGCCCGGGAATCTCACAGAGCAGGTTCTATGTGGAGGGAGGACACGTGCTCTGTGGCCTCCGTCAAactgccctgtcccctctgtctGGGTCTGCCCCCCTCCTTCACCAGGACAGAGAGGGGCCGGCAGTGGGCAGGGAGTGGGCCCAGGCCCTGGAACAAGGCCCTGCCAGAGCTCTGTCCCTtccagctgtgtggctttgggcctGTCGCCTGGCCTCTCTGAGCCAACACTTCCCCCTTGGTCACAGTGGACACCCGTCTGACCTCCCCTGGGGTCCGGGTGGGCCCACAATGCTGTGCACGGGTGCCCGGCAGTGCTGGACAGCAGCAGGCCCCTCTCCCAGGTCCTCTCGCTCCCCACAGGTGTTCCAGAGAAGGGTGGATGGCTCCGTGGATTTCTACCGGGACTGGGCCACCTACAAGCAGGGCTTTGGCAGCCAGCTGGGCGAGTTCTGGCTGGGGAATGACAACATCCACGCCCTGACCGCCCAGGGTAAGGACAGTGCTGTGGGCCTGGGGTCCTGGGCCCTGAAGTCCACATGCCCCTTCCTGACCTTGGACCTGGGCTGTCTGGAACAGAAGACGGCTCCTTCTCCTCCACACGTGGTGGCCTCTGAGGACAGGAACTGTCACAACCGTGACGGGATGGGACGTGTATTCTCTTAGACGCTGAGTgttagccagagaggaagtggATTATGGGGGTAAAGACCTCCTCTGGTCACGAGCTACTGGTATCTTAGAACCCAAGACcggagggacacagaggtcatCATCGGGGTTCTGCCCAGTGCCCGGCCCTGACCTCTCCGCCCACTGCGTCTCCTTCCCTGATGTGGGCTCAGGGGAAGAGCCAGCCCCACCCCGTCCTCCCAGCCCCGGCAGACCAGCTCTCAGGGTCGGAGGGGGACAGCGTCTTCACCACTGACTCACCTGTCAGGGTCATCTTGTCATTGGCCTGGGGGAGACTCAGAATTCTTTCTGTCCTCAGTCCCTTCGACCGTGTCCTGAGACGTCACTCCCAGACAAAGGAGAAAGCAGTTTCTCACACCAGGCGCTGAGTGAACTCACAACCCACTGCAGGGAAATGCCCACTGGGGGTTGTGTTCTGTCCACTGACCACAAGTAGGGAGTTTGGGGTTCGGTGGAAGGACCCATGGAAGTAGGTTTCCATAACCTCTTAATAACCAAGGACAGTCTATATGAACTTGAAGGAGCTTCCCCTTGGATGCCAGGTTCAAATAGTCCCTAAAAATGTGCCCAAATTCCAGAGGTACAGGGTCCCTCCTTGTGGGAACTGACAGTCTTTCTGCAACAGGGACCAGCGAGTTCCGTGTCGACCTCGTGGACTTCGAGGGCACCCGGCAGTTTGCCAAGTACCAGTCATTCAAGCTGGGGAGCGAGGAGGAGAAGTACAAGCTGGTCCTGGGCGCCTTCGTCGGGGGCACCGCCGGTGAGTGTCTCCCCGGGCAGGGGCGTTCGGGGATTAGGGGGAACCTGCTTGGTGTCCTGTCTGCGACTTCTGGGCGCGGCCGGGTGGAGACTGCACGTCACCGTCATCCCTGTGTGAGGATGGAATGGCCCTGACCCACTGTACATGCAGAGGACACGACACACGTGCTGACAGGACGGGGTTCATCTCGCCATCACTGAGGCTGTGGTTCCGTCACTGATgagaatggggggagggtgaCTTAGCCCCGTTCTGTGGGGCTCAGTCCAGCCTGTGCTGCCCGAGGATCCTGGCATTCCGGGCAGTGTGGCTCCCCTCGGAGGGACAGCTGCCCGTGAACTGGCCGGTGTGGAGTAGACGAGGGGACGCGGAGGTCACTGTGGCAGCAGAGGGAGTGTCCTGGGGTCACATGAGCAGCACTCTTGGACGTGGGCGGTGGACAGTGCTCACAGCTTCACAGGACCGGACCCCAGATCCAGGACCCCCGAGCACTGTGTGTAAAACACTGCACTTTTCCTTCCATGCAGGTGATTCTCTGACGTCCCACAACAACTACCCTTTCTCCACCAAAGACCAAGACAATGACAGCAATTCTGGGAGCTGCGCTGAGTCGTACCAGGGAGCCTGGTGGTACTATAACTGTCACGTGTCGAACCTGAACGGTCGCTACCTTGCAGGGACCCACAATAGCTTTGCAAACGGCATCAATTGGCTTTCAGGGAGAGGCTACAACTATAGCTACAAGGTGTCGGAGATGAAGCTGCGACCCACCTAGGGCAGGTGTTCAGCCGGGGGTGTCTCCTACCAGGTCCTGAGCCGCCGAAGCAGAGGACAGGGGTCTCTGGGTGCTTGTCCTCATGTAAATGAGGGAGTccaccctgtcccctgtcccctgtcagTGACCCTCAGCTTTGCGCCCTTGAGCAACTCCaagccctctctgtccctcctgcgGGGATAAGAGTGACGGCTGCCCCAGACCTCGACAACAGCACGCAGTCTCAATAAAGGTTTGCTCACTGCACAGACACAGCCTGGGGTCCTTGTCTCTGGCTTTGTGCTGGTCACTGGGCGTGAGCCCCTGTCCATGCCCCCCTGTGACGTGGCACTGTAGGAAGTTCCTGGTTGTATAACACGGGTTGGAAAAGCTGGGCCCGTGGTGTCTGTGCCAAGGAAGTTCCAggtgaaggaaatgtttaactcaGGTTCTTCAACTCACTTCCCAGCCCCCTGCGTTCGGAATCCTCTGTCCAGGGAACGGAAAGAGAAATAGCTAGCTGCGTTACCAAGCCCCCAACCCCCTTACCTACTTAATGATACCCCCGTCTCTCCCTTCCACTGTGGTgcagccatttaaactagccaatcgaGAAAGAATAAGATCGTCCGGTCAACACTCCAGCCAGTGGAGCACGACCCAGCATCCAGGGCCCGCACTAGGGATAAACACAGAATCCGCCCTCTGTCCGCAgcttgctggctggctttcagCAGTGGCACACCCTTCCGCACAGGTGATTCCAGCTGCCTTGCCGAGGTGTTTTGTCTCCACGAGTCTTCATCTCTAATAAATGTCACTCAGCCCCCGGAGGCTCCCTATCGCCTGGCTGCAAGCTGTCCCTCATGTCAGGTTTCCGGCTGCAGGAGGAGCAAGCAGGGGACACAGAGACCATGTGACCCAGAGTCCTAAAGCCTCCACTAGCCAGCCCTTTGAGAACGAGTTTGCGGACCCGTGGCTCAGCAGGGAAGGGTCCTGGTCACAGCCACCTGGTGTCCCTAGCCAAgttccctctgtcccctcctcgCAGCCTGTCCTCTGGGCGGCGTCCACACGGAAGAGCCGGTACAGAGGGAATGCTGACCCAGCCTGTGCAGAGCTTGTGCGGACCCCGTGCAGGCTTGGTCCAGGCATCCCTGTCCTGTCTCCCAGAGGGAAACCCCAGGTCAGGGCCACCCACACAGTCACTGCATCCCAGGGCCACGCTGTGTCCTCTGCATGCTGTGACGTCTGCTGTCCACGTGCATGTGTGTAACACAGAAGCTGGTGCAGACCAGCTCTGCTCACACGTCTGAAACCCGTGGCAGGGGCCGTGCACCCGGAGGGCGGGCGGGGGGCTAAGGATGTGTGTTGGGTGAATGTGCTGCCTCCAGGAACCCGGCCGGCCACTCGTGGGGCAGCCTTGGCCCCCGGGAagagccagggcccagaacatCAGGGGTGTGTATGTTGTCAAGTAACGTTACACtgggttcacgtagagacaccaagtccaaatgaatttttatggagttttattaaaaggagatttattggccctggccggttggcttagtggtagagcgtcggcctggcgtgcaggactcccgggttcgattcccggccagggcacacaggagaagcacccatctgcttctccacccctccccctctccttcctctctctctttattcccctcctgcagccaaggctccattggagcaaagttggcctgggtactgaggatggctccatggcctctacctcaggcgctagagtggctctggttgcaacagagcgacgccccagatgagcagagcatcgccccctagtgggcatgccgggtggatcccggtcgggcgcatgcgggagtctgtctgactgtctctccccgtttccag from Saccopteryx leptura isolate mSacLep1 chromosome 2, mSacLep1_pri_phased_curated, whole genome shotgun sequence carries:
- the LOC136394109 gene encoding ficolin-1-like isoform X2; translation: MELSQAAVTLVSVILATAVLCTAPSEADTCPELKILGLDGSDKLSILRGCPGLPGPPGPKGDTGADGSRGEKGSPGAPGKAGPPGSKGDRGEKGARGEKGEPCTPEQCDTGPRNCKELLTRGHFLSGWHTIYLPDCRPLAVLCDMDTDGGGWTVFQRRVDGSVDFYRDWATYKQGFGSQLGEFWLGNDNIHALTAQGTSEFRVDLVDFEGTRQFAKYQSFKLGSEEEKYKLVLGAFVGGTAGDSLTSHNNYPFSTKDQDNDSNSGSCAESYQGAWWYYNCHVSNLNGRYLAGTHNSFANGINWLSGRGYNYSYKVSEMKLRPT
- the LOC136394109 gene encoding ficolin-2-like isoform X1, which codes for MELSQAAVTLVSVILATAVLCTAPSEADTCPELKILGLDGSDKLSILRGCPGLPGPPGPKGDTGADGSRGEKGSPGAPGKAGPPGSKGDRGEKGARGEKGDRAALPTFNTCLPVPLSGEPCTPEQCDTGPRNCKELLTRGHFLSGWHTIYLPDCRPLAVLCDMDTDGGGWTVFQRRVDGSVDFYRDWATYKQGFGSQLGEFWLGNDNIHALTAQGTSEFRVDLVDFEGTRQFAKYQSFKLGSEEEKYKLVLGAFVGGTAGDSLTSHNNYPFSTKDQDNDSNSGSCAESYQGAWWYYNCHVSNLNGRYLAGTHNSFANGINWLSGRGYNYSYKVSEMKLRPT